The following are encoded in a window of Cherax quadricarinatus isolate ZL_2023a chromosome 62, ASM3850222v1, whole genome shotgun sequence genomic DNA:
- the LOC128687264 gene encoding zinc finger protein 37 yields the protein MVSRLVRAATTMGSNQNPKSQSKSKVIIKAVATKSRKQGSTGAATKNNHAKHLIIKTSTGEVDNSLGIDVPLIDTSEGDVTITPALVESEIDNEGATTTLNGWKLAKRKAKNHIGSLQDGGTSENGVNVVTKSVARNTTKMISSTRTKTSKSNTKKGRSVEKITITTNTGKGKAQLLNEVQNPMKEDSKIVITSGLGKEEASQKVTAAAASTPPVDKAVELTGETLKLTGRGEKKQTVTKKETKRASKSSKKTLETDTNKKSGIQKAKKNSIFTDKIQDIPEEKNADKAGGIPAKKSSAKDKLDKDGGGGESSDDGMDIDIQNIDDDDEASSDATDFDSRDPNEEHVIVLKECESEVDENNKRKKFKCAICGKFSTAKADLLKHVRIHTGERPFKCKICNATFVQITALRGHETIHTGEKPFTCDICMKSFALKDRLRLHMRVHTGEKPHKCNKCNQAFARRSQVTQHLRVHTGEKAYECAECGARFTSYHTLKGHLMAHRGVKEFQCGACGKKFIRVEGLYKHIRMVHRGSRPYYCNLCGKAFKGHLQQHMRLHLGVRPFECSTCKATFTQNSQLTVHMRIHTGERPYKCQICGAAFAHSSACKIHMRSHTGEKPFQCVLCSAAFSQLPHLKKHMKCVHNAVKPYLCTICKDFFQTQSELDGHERTDHGMDKSAEQEAEEMVEESTLARLRNRLAVLLYRISSEERRCKFGFGHRLVDEVLKLSLESSGHVPINDKSLSRLDELRKNVLLLLKWTIPKDTLEEYHKNNMTVDEVLDMLTT from the coding sequence ATGGTGTCCCGACTCGTGAGGGCAGCAACCACCATGGGCTCCAACCAAAATCCCAAATCTCAGTCTAAAAGCAAAGTTATTATCAAAGCTGTGGCTACCAAAAGCAGGAAGCAAGGATCCACCGGTGCTGCCACCAAGAACAACCATGCCAAACATCTAATCATTAAGACCAGTACTGGGGAAGTAGACAACTCCCTCGGGATCGACGTGCCACTGATCGACACCAGCGAGGGGGATGTGACCATAACGCCAGCACTCGTTGAAAGTGAAATCGACAATGAGGGTGCGACCACTACTCTCAACGGATGGAAACTGGCAAAGCGAAAAGCAAAAAATCACATAGGCAGCCTCCAAGACGGGGGAACTAGTGAGAACGGGGTTAATGTCGTTACGAAAAGTGTGGCTCGGAACACTACCAAGATGATCAGCTCAACGAGGACGAAAACAAGCAAATCTAATACTAAAAAGGGAAGATCCGTTGAAAAAATTACTATAACTACGAACACGGGAAAGGGGAAAGCACAACTCCTTAACGAAGTTCAGAATCCGATGAAGGAAGACAGTAAGATCGTCATCACTTCAGGACTGGGAAAGGAAGAAGCATCACAAaaggtcacagcagcagcagcatccacgCCACCGGTGGACAAAGCTGTCGAACTAACAGGCGAGACTTTAAAACTGACAGGAAGAGGCGAAAAGAAACAAACTGTAACGAAGAAAGAGACAAAGAGAGCTTCCAAATCATCCAAAAAGACGCTAGAAACTGATACTAACAAAAAGTCCGGAATCCAGAAAGCTAAAAAGAACTCCATTTTTACTGACAAAATCCAAGACATACCCGAAGAAAAGAACGCTGATAAAGCGGGTGGAATACCTGCAAAGAAATCTAGTGCCAAGGATAAGCTAGATAAGGACGGGGGCGGGGGTGAGAGCTCGGACGACGGGATGGATATAGATATTCAAAACATTGACGATGATGATGAAGCCAGTTCAGACGCCACTGACTTCGACTCGAGAGACCCCAACGAAGAACACGTCATCGTCCTCAAGGAATGTGAATCAGAAGTTGACGAGAATAATAAACGCAAAAAGTTTAAGTGTGCGATTTGTGGGAAATTCTCAACAGCAAAGGCCGACCTTTTAAAGCACGTGCGCATACATACCGGCGAGAGACCGTTTAAGTGCAAGATCTGCAACGCCACCTTCGTCCAGATCACTGCACTTCGAGGTCATGAAACTATTCATACAGGAGAAAAGCCCTTCACGTGTGATATATGCATGAAGAGCTTCGCCCTGAAAGATCGCCTGAGGCTCCACATGAGAGTCCATACCGGAGAAAAGCCACACAAATGCAATAAGTGCAACCAGGCGTTCGCTCGCCGCAGCCAGGTGACCCAACACTTGCGGGTTCACACAGGTGAGAAGGCCTACGAGTGCGCTGAGTGCGGGGCTCGCTttacctcctaccacaccctcaaGGGACACCTGATGGCACATCGGGGTGTCAAGGAGTTCCAGTGTGGCGCCTGTGGTAAGAAGTTCATTCGTGTGGAAGGTCTGTACAAACACATTCGCATGGTACATCGCGGTTCTCGCCCCTATTATTGCAACCTGTGTGGCAAAGCTTTCAAAGGTCACTTGCAACAACACATGAGACTTCATCTTGGCGTGCGGCCTTTCGAGTGTTCGACGTGCAAAGCTACCTTCACACAGAACTCCCAGTTGACTGTCCACATGCGGATCCACACTGGTGAGAGACCATACAAGTGTCAGATTTGCGGTGCCGCGTTTGCACATTCCTCAGCTTGCAAAATCCACATGCGATCTCACACAGGAGAGAAGCCATTCCAGTGTGTATTGTGTTCGGCCGCCTTCTCTCAGCTCCCCCACCTGAAGAAACACATGAAGTGCGTCCATAATGCCGTGAAGCCGTACCTCTGCACCATTTGCAAAGATTTCTTCCAGACGCAGAGCGAGTTGGACGGCCACGAGCGGACTGACCACGGCATGGACAAGTCTGCCGAACAGGAAGCAGAGGAAATGGTGGAAGAATCTACACTGGCGCGTCTGCGGAACCGTCTGGCTGTCCTCCTGTACCGCATTTCCTCCGAAGAACGCCGCTGCAAATTTGGCTTCGGCCATAGGCTGGTGGACGAAGTCCTAAAGCTCTCGCTGGAGTCGTCAGGTCATGTCCCCATTAACGACAAGTCGCTCTCGAGGCTGGATGAGCTGCGCAAGAATGTCCTCCTACTGCTGAAATGGACCATACCCAAGGACACGCTGGAGGAGTACCACAAAAATAACATGACTGTTGATGAAGTGCTCGACATGCTGACCACTTAA